Below is a window of Mycolicibacterium chitae DNA.
CGAAGGCGTGGCTGGTGGCCGACATGGACACCGGTCACATCCTGGCCTCCAAGAATCCCTACACCCACTTCGCTCCGGCCAGCACCATCAAGGTGCTGCTGGCCATGGTGGTGCTCGATCACCTGTCGCCGGCCGCCGCGGTGCGTGCGAACGCCAACCACGCCAGAGTCGAATGCTCCTGTGCCGGCGTGGTTCCCGGTCAGGTCTACACCACTCGCCAATTGCTGGACGGCCTGCTGATGGTCTCCGGCAACGACGCGGCGAACCTGCTCGGCGACATGCTCGGCGGCTACCGCGCGGCGATCGCCCGGATGACGGCCAAGGCACACAGCCTCGGCGCCCGCAACACCCGGGCGATGTCGCCGTCCGGGTTGGACGGCCCCGGTTGGGAATCCATCACCACCGCGCACGATCTGGCTATCCTGATGCGCCGCGCCCTGGCCTATCCGGTGATCGCTCAGATCATGCGGCAGAGCACGGCGCAGTTCCCGTCGCGCACCGGCTTCAAGCAGATCACCAACCAGAATGAACTGCTGCGCACCTATCCCGGAAACCTCGGCGGCAAGACCGGATTCACCAACCTGGCCGGGCACACGTTCGTTACGGCCGCCCAACGGGACGGGCGCCGCCTGATCGTCGCCCAACTCAAGGGCAGTGGTAGCCAGTACGGTCAGGCAACGGCGTTGCTGGACTGGGGTTTTGCGCAGCCCCGCTAGCCGCCGGGAAGCTACTTGAAGACCCGACCCCGCAGGATCACCAGATCGGGATTGCCCAGCACGCCGGGCTGACGGGGGTCGGCCGCGTAGCAGACCAGGTCCGCGGGTGCGCCGTGCGCCAGGCCCGGTCGGCCCAGCCAGTCCCGCGCCGCCCAGGACGCCGCCCCCAGTGCGTCGTGGGCGCTCATCCCGATCCCGGTCAGCGCGGCGACCTCGTCGGCGATGCGGCCGTGGGCGATCATGCCGCCGGCGTCGGTGCCCGCGTAGATCGGGACACCGGCCTCGCGGGCCGCGCCCACCCGGTCCCGGCAGGACCCGTACAGATCCTGCATGTGCTTGGCGTAGGTGGGGTATTTCGTTGCCGCGGAGGCGATTCCGGGGAAGTTCTCGATGTTGATCAGGGTCGGGACCAGGGCGGTGCCGTGCTCGAGCATCAACTCGATGGTGTCCTCGGTGATGCCCGTGCCGTGTTCGATGCAGTCGATGCCGGCCTTGATCAGACCGGGTAGCGCATCCTCGCCGAACACGTGCGCGGTCACCCGCGCCCCGTGGGCGTGCGCGGCCTCGATGGCGGCGACGAGCACGTCGTCGGACCACAGCGGGGCCAGGTCGCCGACACCGCGGTCGATCCAGTCCCCCACCAGCTTGACCCAGCCGTCGCCGAAGCGCGCCTGCTCGGCGACGTACTGCGGCAGCTGCGACTCGTCCTCGATGTCGATCGGCAGGTTGGGGATGTAGCGCTTGGGCCGGGCCAGGTGCCGGCCGGCACGGATGATGCGCGGCAGGTCCTCGCGGTCGTCGAAGCTGCGGGTGTCCACCGGCGACCCGGCGTCGCGCAGCAGCAGCGCGCCGGCGTCGCGTTCGGTCTCGGCCTGGGCGGCGGCCTCGTCGAGATCGGTCGCGCCCTGCGGGGCCAGCCCCACGTGGCAGTGCGCGTCGACCAGGCCCGGGATGATCCAGCCGTCGGTG
It encodes the following:
- a CDS encoding D-alanyl-D-alanine carboxypeptidase family protein, which gives rise to MRRPRWRAVTLLTSVLLLIAGTVAPQAATEPPGAAIAAPDGSAKAWLVADMDTGHILASKNPYTHFAPASTIKVLLAMVVLDHLSPAAAVRANANHARVECSCAGVVPGQVYTTRQLLDGLLMVSGNDAANLLGDMLGGYRAAIARMTAKAHSLGARNTRAMSPSGLDGPGWESITTAHDLAILMRRALAYPVIAQIMRQSTAQFPSRTGFKQITNQNELLRTYPGNLGGKTGFTNLAGHTFVTAAQRDGRRLIVAQLKGSGSQYGQATALLDWGFAQPR
- a CDS encoding amidohydrolase family protein, which produces MRLHVRGIGLPDAEPVDWWIADGVLSAEPLPDAQSVFTDGWIIPGLVDAHCHVGLAPQGATDLDEAAAQAETERDAGALLLRDAGSPVDTRSFDDREDLPRIIRAGRHLARPKRYIPNLPIDIEDESQLPQYVAEQARFGDGWVKLVGDWIDRGVGDLAPLWSDDVLVAAIEAAHAHGARVTAHVFGEDALPGLIKAGIDCIEHGTGITEDTIELMLEHGTALVPTLINIENFPGIASAATKYPTYAKHMQDLYGSCRDRVGAAREAGVPIYAGTDAGGMIAHGRIADEVAALTGIGMSAHDALGAASWAARDWLGRPGLAHGAPADLVCYAADPRQPGVLGNPDLVILRGRVFK